In the genome of Vicia villosa cultivar HV-30 ecotype Madison, WI linkage group LG7, Vvil1.0, whole genome shotgun sequence, one region contains:
- the LOC131616374 gene encoding uncharacterized protein LOC131616374, with protein sequence MNFARKKRVTDPFDDEAKARLVGGNFRRLSGVSSGSEHSGDGEFTSSPSLSELVHDFLEEDEENQRDSAENDFESERVDSVSECLDSVEDLLLSAENANADSYMNTLRVHVSEAAAKFAFLKEQSFSVFNRNVMSFLREKGHNAAICKTRWESSGGITAGSHEFIDVVRSGSSTWQSRYFVELNFAGQFEIARPTSRYTEIMSYVPAIFVGTWEELKRTVLALCGAVKLCLRSRGLSIPPWRKNRYMQNKWFGPYRRTTNPVQGNPVPGVVSSFSGAKCRLVGFNDAVSETRHSVSFVRTR encoded by the coding sequence ATGAATTTTGCTAGAAAGAAACGAGTCACCGATCCGTTCGACGACGAAGCCAAAGCTCGACTCGTCGGCGGTAATTTCCGGCGACTGAGTGGCGTCAGTAGCGGAAGTGAGCATTCCGGTGACGGAGAATTCACTTCTTCACCGTCTCTGTCTGAGCTCGTACATGATTTCCTCGAGGAAGATGAAGAAAACCAGCGTGACTCGGCTGAGAACGATTTTGAGTCAGAGCGAGTTGACTCGGTTTCAGAATGCTTGGACTCGGTGGAGGATCTGCTCTTAAGCGCTGAAAATGCTAATGCAGATTCTTACATGAACACGCTTCGCGTGCATGTTTCTGAAGCGGCAGCGAAATTCGCATTTCTGAAGGAACAAAGCTTTTCTGTTTTCAATCGAAACGTGATGTCGTTTTTGCGTGAGAAGGGACACAATGCTGCGATTTGTAAGACGCGTTGGGAATCCTCCGGCGGAATAACCGCCGGCAGCCATGAGTTTATCGACGTGGTGCGATCTGGATCATCCACGTGGCAGAGTAGGTACTTCGTTGAGCTTAATTTCGCCGGACAATTTGAAATTGCACGGCCGACGAGTCGTTACACAGAGATTATGAGTTACGTTCCTGCAATTTTCGTTGGAACATGGGAGGAGCTGAAACGCACCGTTTTGGCCTTGTGTGGTGCTGTGAAATTGTGTTTAAGGAGTAGAGGGTTATCGATACCTCCTTGGAGAAAGAACCGGTACATGCAAAATAAGTGGTTTGGACCGTACCGCAGAACTACGAACCCGGTTCAGGGAAATCCGGTTCCAGGtgttgtttcttctttcagtgGTGCTAAATGTAGGTTAGTTGGGTTCAACGATGCCGTTTCGGAGACTAGGCACAGCGTTTCATTTGTCCGCACGAGATAA
- the LOC131618162 gene encoding uncharacterized protein LOC131618162, with the protein MNFTRNKRVTDPFNDEAKARLLGGNFRQLSGVSSGSEHSGDGEFTSSPSLTELVHGFLEEDNENECDSAETDLDSKRVDSVSDCLDSVEDLLKLRGENADADSYLNMLRVHVSEAAVKFAFLKERSFSVFNRNVMSFLREKGHNAAICKTRWESSGGLISGNHEFIDVVRSGSSTWQTRYFVELDFAGKFEIARPTSSYTEIMSYVPEIFVGTSEELKRTVLALCGAVKLCLRSKGLSIPPWRKNRYMQNKWFGPYRRTTNPVQGNPVPAVVSSSSGVKCRLVGFNDVISFVRTR; encoded by the coding sequence ATGAATTTTACTAGAAATAAACGAGTCACCGATCCGTTCAACGACGAAGCCAAAGCTCGACTCCTCGGTGGTAATTTCCGCCAACTGAGTGGCGTCAGCAGCGGAAGCGAACATTCCGGTGACGGAGAATTCACTTCTTCACCGTCTCTGACGGAGCTTGTGCATGGTTTCCTCGAGGAGGATAATGAAAATGAGTGTGATTCAGCGGAGACTGATCTCGATTCGAAGCGAGTTGACTCAGTTTCAGATTGCTTGGACTCAGTGGAGGATCTGTTAAAGTTAAGAGGTGAAAATGCTGATGCAGACTCTTACTTGAACATGCTTCGCGTGCATGTTTCTGAAGCTGCTGTTAAGTTCGCATTTCTAAAGGAACGAAGCTTTTCCGTTTTCAATCGAAACGTGATGTCATTTTTGCGTGAGAAGGGACACAATGCTGCGATTTGTAAGACTCGGTGGGAATCCTCCGGCGGATTAATTTCCGGCAACCACGAGTTTATCGACGTGGTGCGATCTGGATCGTCCACGTGGCAGACTAGGTACTTCGTTGAGCTTGATTTCGCCGGAAAGTTTGAAATCGCACGGCCGACGAGTAGTTACACAGAGATTATGAGTTACGTTCCTGAAATTTTCGTTGGAACATCGGAGGAACTTAAACGCACCGTTTTGGCATTGTGTGGTGCTGTGAAACTGTGTTTAAGGAGTAAAGGGTTATCGATACCTCCTTGGAGAAAGAACCGGTACATGCAAAATAAATGGTTTGGACCGTATCGTAGAACCACGAACCCGGTTCAGGGAAATCCGGTCCCCGCTGTTGTTTCTTCTTCCAGTGGCGTTAAATGTAGGTTGGTTGGGTTCAACGACGTCATTTCATTTGTCCGGACGAGATAA
- the LOC131618163 gene encoding transcription termination factor MTERF2, chloroplastic-like, translating into MLRFLSNGSNLFQQLTFIPTILKSLPVFTPATYSTNVPAENEVKLQKSRDKWKDATEVLSKWGCGGDDMKRIFTRCPALRYADPSQIQSKLCLLSDLGLGSSELVKIINCRPRFFRTRINHKFGERLDSLMSLFESKEMLHKAIVRNPSLLCENSYDIEGIVAQYEKLGVPKRDFVKMLILRPTIISRTSFDDEKLEYISRARVSKDAKLYKYVVTLIGISRVDTIREKVLNLAKFGFSDDEILALFGRSPNILTLSTDKVQRNMTFILGTMKLEAKTILKYPNLLFANMETVLKPRGLLAMKIQDMDSKLKIPSIHKALRMSEERFLKLFVECHDKEIADELMEFYKRTKEVKRLAASSKTCTSRGFPF; encoded by the coding sequence ATGCTTCGATTTCTCTCCAATGGGTCAAATCTTTTTCAGCAGCTTACATTCATCCCTACTATCTTAAAATCGTTGCCAGTTTTCACGCCTGCCACCTATTCGACAAATGTCCCAGCCGAAAATGAGGTTAAATTACAAAAATCAAGAGATAAATGGAAGGATGCCACTGAAGTTTTAAGTAAATGGGGTTGTGGTGGAGACGATATGAAGAGAATATTTACCCGTTGCCCCGCATTGCGCTATGCCGATCCTTCTCAGATTCAATCAAAACTCTGCTTGCTTAGTGACTTGGGTTTAGGGTCATCTGAGCTAGTGAAGATTATCAATTGCAGGCCTCGGTTTTTCAGGACGCGGATTAACCATAAGTTCGGAGAGAGGCTTGACTCTCTTATGTCATTGTTTGAGTCAAAGGAAATGCTTCACAAGGCCATTGTAAGAAACCCTTCATTGTTATGTGAAAATAGCTATGACATCGAAGGTATTGTTGCACAATATGAAAAGTTAGGTGTGCCGAAAAGGGACTTTGTTAAAATGCTGATTTTGCGGCCGACAATCATTTCAAGGACTTCCTTTGACGATGAGAAACTTGAGTATATAAGTAGGGCTAGGGTTTCGAAGGATGCTAAGTTGTACAAGTATGTGGTGACACTAATAGGGATTTCTCGTGTGGACACGATTCGTGAAAAGGTCTTGAATCTAGCAAAGTTTGGTTTTTCGGATGATGAGATACTTGCTCTTTTTGGGAGGTCTCCTAATATTTTGACATTGTCGACCGATAAGGTTCAGAGGAACATGACTTTCATTTTAGGTACAATGAAGCTTGAAGCTAAGACGATCTTAAAGTACCCGAATCTCTTGTTCGCAAATATGGAGACTGTTTTGAAGCCAAGAGGGCTTCTAGCAATGAAGATACAAGATATGGATTCCAAGTTGAAAATACCCTCAATACATAAGGCATTGAGGATGTCAGAGGAGAGGtttttaaaattgtttgttgAATGTCATGACAAGGAAATAGCTGATGAATTAATGGAGTTTTATAAAAGGACAAAAGAGGTTAAAAGATTAGCAGCTTCATCAAAGACTTGTACTTCTAGAGGTTTCCCTTTTTGA